The genomic window CACTTCCGTGTCCGTTTCCGAGACGAAGAAATAGCCTTCTCTTTGGAGCCATTCTTTCAGGCTACGGTAGTTTTCGATAATGCCGTTGTGCACCAGGGCAATTTCCCCCGACTGGTTGGTATGGGGATGGGAGTTGATGTCGGAGGGTTTACCATGGGTGGCCCACCTGGTATGGCCGATGCCCAGGGTACCGTTTAGCCCCCGGCGGCTTAGTTTTTCTTCCAACACGGTTAACCGGCCCTTGGCTTTGGCGATTTGAATAGCCGTTCCGTCATGAACCGCGATCCCCGCCGAATCATAGCCCCGGTATTCCAGTCTTTTTAACCCTTCCAGTAAAATAGGAACAGCCTGCTTGCTGCCCACATAACCGACAATTCCACACACGGTATAACTCCTCCTAATACACCTGATAAGTAATTACTGCGTTGCGGTAATCCGGTGTTAAAACTATGATAAAAATGTAATTTCCCAGTAGTAAATAACAGTTTTTGCATGGTACTACTTCATTATCAAGCCCGCCTCTTTTCCTGTCAATGGAGATCGGGGTTGGCCACCTATAGTATTTGGTTAAGAGGCGGATAGCCAAAACTAATGTGCCGGAGGGCAGCATGATTGCTATCATCGATTACGGCATGGGTAACCTGCGCAGCGTACAAAAAGCCTTTGCCTATCTTGGTTTGGAGGCGACTATTACCGGTGATGCCCGGGAGTTGGCGGCAGCCAGCCACCTGGTCTTACCCGGCGTGGGGGCTTTTCCTGAGGCCATGGCTAACCTGGCAAACACCGGTTTACTGCCGGGCATCCTGCAGTCTGTCCGGGACGGGAAGCCCTTCTTGGGCATTTGCCTGGGGCTGCAGCTTTTGTTTGAAACCAGCGAGGAAGGTGGTTGTGCCACCGGGTTGTCCTTGTTAC from Clostridia bacterium includes these protein-coding regions:
- a CDS encoding glutamine--fructose-6-phosphate aminotransferase — encoded protein: MCGIVGYVGSKQAVPILLEGLKRLEYRGYDSAGIAVHDGTAIQIAKAKGRLTVLEEKLSRRGLNGTLGIGHTRWATHGKPSDINSHPHTNQSGEIALVHNGIIENYRSLKEWLQREGYFFVSETDTEVVAHLINHFYQGDLVAAVQRALDKIEGSYALGVIARAHPDRVV
- the hisH gene encoding imidazole glycerol phosphate synthase subunit HisH, translating into MIAIIDYGMGNLRSVQKAFAYLGLEATITGDARELAAASHLVLPGVGAFPEAMANLANTGLLPGILQSVRDGKPFLGICLGLQLLFETSEEGGCATGLSLLPGEVKRLPVSPLVKVPHMGWNVLRYKDNPIFRGLDEPCFVYYVHSYYVEPACPEHVIGTTVYGRELPVAVHRDNVYGLQFHPEKSGREGLKILGNFAGL